The Panicum virgatum strain AP13 chromosome 3N, P.virgatum_v5, whole genome shotgun sequence genome includes the window TTGGGGGATAAAAAACTAAATAGCCGCtcacaaaaaaataataatgatACAAAAGTAGGTAAAAAAAGAGGGAATCGAGCGTTCGATCCTTAGTCTCTAAGGCCAAAATGCCACACCATAGCACACTATACTACAACTTCGTTTACGAGCTTTGGTATTATGCTTTGATTACTACCATCCGTGCTTTAATttggaaaaataaaagaagacgcGAAGACAAAGGGAATCGAACACTGGTCTTCAGTGTTAAACGCGCAAACCTTGACACCTGAGCTACAAATTCAATTTTTATGATAATTTGTATTGCTCTACTTATACGAATATCTCGTGGTccaattaagaaaaaaatagaggTGTATTGGGTAACGGGGATAGGCTGAGCCACGTTGCCCTGGATCGCGTGAGAGCATTTGAGCCAATTCCGATGCGCCACGTGGCGGagataaattgaaaaaaatggAGCACAAGAGCTCCAAGTGCTATTCGAACGAGCGACCTTCCCTTCACCAAGATTGCCAGTGCAACACTAGGCTAGATGCAGGTTTACTTATTGtcaatagaagaaaaataaatgtataAGTTAAAGTTCGGTCAACTGATTAAGATGAAGAACATAGGAATTGttgatctttttctttttaatctagAATTAAAACTTGTAAATAGTATTTCTCTGTCATAAGAAGTCCAACTTGGATggttcttttttctatttttttttctaaaaccaagatctttcatttAATGACATTTATTTGTACGTTAATTGCTATTTcttggattttttttcatataGCTTGTTTTCTTCCACCTAAATGAAAGTAGAAAAACAAGTTTTTTGCATAAAAATTAGTAATTTAACTTCATATTTTCTAATGTTATGATAAATATAAGTTTGGAAATAATATAAGTTACTCCAATATCAAATTTTGACTTGAATTGTATGGAACAATGTGATACACATATGAaatttgtgaacaatgtatatCCTAATTTCACAAAATCCAATgaaacttttatttcaagcTTAACACATCCATAAAATGATTCTATgtcaatttttagaatttttggaGAAGTTTTAGGTATTATTATCATTAATTCATAATAAGGTTGCAAGTAGAACTCTGAATTATCACTAACAAGTATTTAAATTTTTCAGCCATTTACAGGATACGAACTATAATGGAACAAAGTtgcacaaaaaatatttttatgaattttttaagtaCTATTTGAGATACTTGTAGTTCCAATTCTAATTATTTTCAATAAATTTCTAGAAATTAATTTAAACAATCGAAAATAGTAAATGAGTGATAAAATTATTGAAACTTTTACAGAACAAGTTATATATAGAGaactatatataaaaaatgtATTAGAGTACATAAGATAAATGCTTTTACATGTTGCTTCCCAATAGTCCCCTCTCTATTTGATGGGAAAATAATTTGCTTAAACAGGCCGAGAATCCTGATATGGGCCTTTTTCTACTAAGGCCCGATTGATCCTGACCGCCAATCTCCGATCCAACGATTGGAATTGAGAGCATCACCCGTATAAAAAACCTGAATCgccgaaaccctaaccctcaGCGCCTCAACACACGCCTCTCTCTGTGGTTCCGCTCCCTCCTCCATATCTGCACGCCGCTCCTCTTCCATGGCGCAAGGCTGCCGGGCCTCCGTCGCCGACTACCATGTCGCCGGCAACAGGAGTGCGTTCCCGCACGCGCCCTGCGCCTGTACGGTGGCCGGCTACCTCTTCGTCGCCTCGCGTCTGCGTGCCGGAGCCCGAGGGGCGCCTCCTTCTCGCCGCGGAGGAGGCAGACAGCGGGAGCGGCCAAAGAGCTCCATGCCCACCTGACACGATGGGCGATCCGGCAGCGGCGGATCTCCTCTCCACCCGGCGGCCACCCAGCGACCCCGCGACCAACGTGGTCCTCACCCCGCCCCCTCTCAACTCCCGTAGGTGCTCCATGTCTGCAGCTTCTAGGTGGCGATATGCACGACAAGTCATACATGGTGAGCTCCTTGACAACCCCTGCATCGAGCTCTTATGTAGCTAGCAAACACCCCTCCTGCTCCCTGTTGGCCGCATGGCCCCTCTAGATCTAGCTCGCTAAGGTGCTCAGGCCATTGGTTTGATTTGATTCTTGCCATAGCAGGTGAATGATTTATGCTCGAGGTGGGTTGTTCTTTAATCGACTGATCGGGATGGGACTGGAGCTTGTCTACTGAAAGTTGGCACTCATTACATGCTTACCTGCAGTGCACATGGTCGATGTTTTGCCTGATAGAGCATGCTTGATTACTTTATAGTTAGTTTCCTTCATGATTTGCTTTGTATTGCCACAAAGATGTTTGGGGGTTGATTTGTCCTAATTTTGTGGCAGATTTTCGGTTAAGCATAATCCAGTTAAGCAAACCCTTGCTGCTCCGTGGTGTATGCTTGTGCTGATGTGCTCTACCACTACTAGTGTATATTCAGAGCACATGTCAATTTGTCTCAGATATGTTCCTTAAATTAAAATGGGAGCCAAACTTGGTGTAACAGCTTATCTAACATTGAATAAAGAAACATTAAATCTGATTGTGAAATCTTACAAGAGGTAGCTTTATTCAGAGTTTACAAGTGTTCATTTCCCTAAGTTAAAAACTGAAACATTTGGCTTTATAGGTTGGTTGATCACTTAATTGTATATTCAAATGGTGCTAATTGTGTTCGTCAGTTTTTCTGAATGTAATTATTATGTTAATCTCTGATATGCATAGAAGCTGATCTGAACTCATGATCTTTAATTTAAATCACTCTTGACCTCTTGTTGCTTAGAATTAATTTTATGCGAAGTGTCAATTTAATCTTTGCCTAGTGTTTTGGTTAGTGGTACTGCAGCACGGTTCTTTTGCATTCCTTTGCTCCGATCTAGTGTAGTGTTGTCCTCAATTCTTTTTTTCACAGTGTACTTCTAATTGTATATCCACTGATTTGCATCTCAGAATTTGTAGTCTACCAACCACATCTATTGGTATCTCAAGCATGCTTATTGCCACATCTGCCTAGCACAGATTTGCCCAACTGCCCCTCCTCCCTGACGGCGATGACGAGGAGCGCCGGCCCCGAGCGTCGAGGACACCACGGCTGCGGCAGGGTGCCCCGGCAGATACGGTAGCGATGACATCTTTCTGCTTTCAGCTATTCTTTTTAGCACTTTATTTCAGTGAACAATGgtcgaattgatattgaattgtTCCGGAGCACTGAATTACATACTCTTCATCATAATGACCATCACAATAATTCTCGCTTATGCTGTGTTCTACACATCTAGCCTGCTATGCAGAACAATAGTCAGCTGCCAAGCAAGGTCTGTGATCATAACAGTTATAACACACTTAAGCATGTACTGCATAGCATGGATAGAATCTGAGAAGTATTTCTAGATATGCTCCTGCATGACTTTGCTATGCCTATTTTTAGAACTTTGGATTAGAGGTGTTCTCAACTGCTATTTTGCTAGACTGAAAGTACTAGTGCTAGGAGGACCAATTAGATATCTATCTGAATTTGAACCATGCTAATCTTATTTCATTTTCTTAAATTTACATTTCTGCTAATTCTTTTAAGTTGCAAGATATATTATAGACCTACAATTCTGAATACTTGAACCATGCCAATCTCATTTCATTTTCCTGTTATCTACCACACAGTCCACTATTAATTCTGATGAATCTAGAGATGTAGCTGCTAATTCTGCttgttttttgtgtttttttatttgctgGTTGCAGCAAGCAAGGAAGGATGCGAGAGACTGAGCATCATGACCCAAAAGATGGTACACTTCTATAAAAAAAATGGTTGTAGCAAGGGGAGTTTGTGGTTAATATGACTTCAGCTGATATTTCAGAGAACAAGTGTAATCAGCTACTGTGATGTGCTTCTGAATGTAACCTGAGATGTTGAATCTTTTATTTTTTGAGATTATGATATACTAGATCTAATATGCTGTAAATCTGATAAATGTGCTGAAAACTTACCATATCATTTGGGCTGAAATGTTGTTATGATGAATGGGCTGACTGTTTGAGCGGGTTGAAATTTGATGGACTTCTTTGATGGGCTGAAAAGTTTATGGGCTGAAATGCACATAGGAAGCCATGTTGGCCATGTCATCATAACTTTACATATTAGCACCACATCATCGATCATATTAGCACCTCATCATCGGCCATGTCAGTGCCACGTTATTTGCCATGTCACGAGGCATGTGGACATTGTGTGACGTAGCAATTGAATCCGTGATGTTTATTTTCGACATAAAAAATGGGTTTGGGTTGGGCCTCGGGGCCCTAAGACATTCTATGATGGTTTCAAAATATCACGGATCAATCAATTTGTGACGATTTTTTTAaggaacgtcacgaggtgtAATCTATGATGAAATTTAGTCGTCATGGATTAATAGATTTTTTTGTAGTGTATACatatacaaactaaagtataacAACATCATGAGGATAGCTAATAAAAAATAGCTTAtttatcaaaaaaataaaacaaaaaacaaaaaatatatttcaataaatatataaatacttttatttacatataaataaaattttataaaattaatttcaccaataaatagataaaacaataatatttaaaattaaattttgtcttcttaatttttataataaaaattataacACGGGTTATAAGAAATTAATATAACTTTTTAAGTAGTTTTGATGAAAATGGATACGGATAGTGTCGAATACGAGTATGAAATCGGGTAGGAAAAATTAATGAAAATCGGATTTGGATGTATCCACTTTACtacaaaattaaatttgaatACTGATACGAGATATCCAAATTGATGTTTAAGCCGATACAGATATTGTATATTTCAGGTATCCATATCCACATTGCCGTATGTAATTACTCAAACCGATACAAATTAACTACTGCAACTTGTAAACCACTAAAAAGATCTCGACGGTTTCTGCTAGCTAATCATGTGTACTTTCATTTGGTAGTTATCTACCTATTACTTGTCAAGTGCATCGTGTCCTCATCCAAATAAATGATTTCTATACGGACAGGTCATACTACGATCCGCCCACAaattaattttgaaaatttaaaaaaatagaaaaaaagaaaacaacttAAAAATGAGAAGTAGTTTTGCTGTTGAACTCTAGCTCGAAAGGCacccaaggaaaaaaaaaacagtgaaCATGCCATCACAAAACATGACCGTACACCAGTACTAGTTATAATCATCATTTGTTAGCGACTTTATCATGAATTATTGTACACACACATTTGTACATGTTCAAATATCACAACCTTCTTCTTTATCAATGAAATAGGCACAATCTCGTGCccgttcattcaaaaaaaaatatatatcgcAACCTTACAATTCACAACAGAATGACAGATACTACATACAGAGCATCCTCATGACACATACACTCAGTTTAATGAGGATATGAAGCAATACTTATCGGCCACACATGTTGGCAGGTAGTAAAGTCCACCTTATTTAATCATGTTTCACTTGAAGAACTAGCTATACAGTCACCAATCCTTTAGCATTTTCTACTCCTTCAGGAGTTTATCACGCGCTTCTATCACCAGTGTAGCGAATGTCTTGACAGGCATCCCatgctctgagcatatcctagaTGTGATGTTGTCGAATCGGCGAGTCACATCTTGATCTTTGCCGATCCAATTTTCGATTATCACCATGCACAAGGATATCAAGGCTTCCTGCAGTTTGCTGTCCTCAAGTTGCTCGGTACCATTTTGCTGCTGAGAAGAGGCGCTTTCCTGACCTCTACCGCCTTTTCCTATGTCAGCGCCCGGTGCCCAAACCTGGTCCTTGTTTTCTTCCCTCAACACTTGTATTTCTTCACTTGTCGACCCGCCGCAACCAATTATTTCTTCAAGAACCTGCAGCATCAAGTGAACTTCAGTTCGGAAGTAGTAACCCTATACATGACGGTAATATAAGAACTTAGCTCATCCATTTTTAATGTTGGCACAGATCGATTAATTACCTTTGGCAGCACATTGGTCAGTCCCTGAAGAAATACGCCACGCTCGGTGTAGCGATGACAAAGATCGGCCATGATATGCACAGCATATGATCCGTGTGAGTTGTCTATGGCATCTACAATTGTTCTACTGATGAGGTCGCCAGCAACCTCACCAAGTGATTGTAACATTCTTGTTTCACTTCCTTCACTTTGTAAAGATAGCACAGACTGCAGCTTTTCACCTGCTAATTTTCTGATGTAACTGCCCTTCTTTGCCAAATGATGAGTGTAACCACACCTCCCGCGGTCCggcaaaagaaaaatgtggaGTAGTATCCAGGTGAATATTACCTTCCTGCTCTCACTGGCCGCAATGAAAGAGGTATCCACAGACATATCTAGGAGAACCTGTATGGTCTGTCTTTTCAGCAGTAAGTTACAACTGGGACATTCTATTACACTTTCAGATGTGCTGATGACTGCAGCCATGTTGCTTGATATCTGATGATGTAGCTTCGTCCCAGACTCCCCAGGAGCAGCCATGAGCCGGCTCATGAGTTTCAGTGATTCTACTGCAATGCTGCACCATTCATGGTGATGGTCCCTGTGGAGTTGGCCAGAGGTTAGATGCGCCATGGTCTTCAATACAAGGCCTTCGGTGCTGCTTATGACCAT containing:
- the LOC120666415 gene encoding uncharacterized protein LOC120666415 isoform X2 — translated: MSPATGVRSRTRPAPVRWPATSSSPRVCVPEPEGRLLLAAEEADSGSGQRAPCPPDTMGDPAAADLLSTRRPPSDPATNVVLTPPPLNSRRCSMSAASRWRYARQVIHDLPNCPSSLTAMTRSAGPERRGHHGCGRVPRQIRKQGRMRETEHHDPKDGTLL
- the LOC120666415 gene encoding uncharacterized protein LOC120666415 isoform X1 — its product is MSPATGVRSRTRPAPVRWPATSSSPRVCVPEPEGRLLLAAEEADSGSGQRAPCPPDTMGDPAAADLLSTRRPPSDPATNVVLTPPPLNSRRCSMSAASRWRYARQVIHEFVVYQPHLLVSQACLLPHLPSTDLPNCPSSLTAMTRSAGPERRGHHGCGRVPRQIRKQGRMRETEHHDPKDGTLL